Part of the Candidatus Binataceae bacterium genome, TAATCGTGGATCGCTTTCTTGAGCGTGCCTGAGCCGATCCCGTGCGCAACGCGAATTTCGGTCTGGTTGGTCAAATAGGCCTGGTCGAGAAACTCCTCGAGCTTGCGCAGCGCGTCGCTGGTCCGTTCACCGATCAGATTGAGCTCGGCCGCGGCGCTGCTCGGGGTGACGACAGCTACCGTGGGTAGTTGAGTGGAAGGCCGCGGTGGCCCGGCCCGTCGCAGTCGTTCCGGCGCGACCTCGATGCGCAAGCCGCCACGCCCGAAGATGGCCTTGCCGGGCTCGATGGCTAGCAGTTCGCCGCGCAGACCGCCGAGTTCGACCTGATCACCGGCGTGCAGCGCGACCGATTCGGCCGGCGACGCGTCAGTCGTGGGCGCCGCGGCGTCGACCTTCGCAGCGGCGTCGGCGAGCATCCGCGAAAACTCAGAGCGGCCCTTGTTGCGGTTTTTCAACTCAGCCATCAGGTTCGCGCCGTCGCGGCGGATTTCGTCGAGCAAGGCGGCGCCGCCAGCGCGCAGCTCGGCGCGTTCGGCATCGATCCGCGCCTGCGCCTGTTCGATAGTCGCTTCGGCGGCGCGCTCACGATCGGTCAGATGCGCCTCGCGCGCTGCGAGAGCATCGCTGCGCAGCTTGAGGTCGATGCGCTCGGTTTCGAGGCGGCGCAGGGTCTCCGCAAGTTCGGTGCTGCCCGCGGGCATCGCGGCCTCCGCTGCGGCGACGATCGCTTCGGGGAAGCCGAGCCGACGCGCGACCGCAAGGCCGTAGCTCTGGCCGATGGTGTGGGGTTTGAGGCGGTAGAGTGGCTCCAGCCGGGCCTCGTCGAAATCGACCGCCGCGGCGTCGAAGCCGGCGCGCGAATAGGCGTGGAGCTTGACCGCGGTCGAGTGGGTGGCGACCGCCACGATACAATCGCGCGCCGCGAGATAGTCCATCAGGCCGATCGCGAGCGCGGCGCCCTCGATCGGATCGGTGCCGCCGCCCGGCTCGTCAAGGATAACCAGCGCGGGCTCGCGTAGTGAGGTGACGATGTCGGTCAGGTTGACGACGTGGGCGGCGAAGCTCGAGAGGCTGGCGGCGATCGATTGCTCGTCGCCGATGTCGGCGAACACCCCGCCGAAGACCTTGAGCCGGCTGCCGGCGGCGGCCGGAATCAGGATTCCCGCCTGCGCCATCAGTGCGAAGAGTCCCAGGGTTTTGAGCGCGACGGTTTTGCCGCCGGTGTTGGGTCCCGAGATTACGATGCCGCGCTGGCCCGGACCGACGCGAAGATCGATCGGTACTGTTGTGCGTCCGCTGGCGATCAAGAGCGGATGGCGCGCGGCGATCAGTTCGACGCCATCGTCGGCCAGCGTGGGTTCGACGCCGCCGCAGCGTTCCGCAAACTGTGCGCGCGCATTGAGCGCGTCGAGCTCGGTGAGCGCGGTGAAGGTGAGGCCGAGTTCGTGCGCATAGCCGCGGACCATCGCGGAGAGGCGCATCAAGAGGCGGTACTCTTCGGCCGCGGCTTCGCGTTCGAGGAGCATCAAGCGATTGTTCAACTCGACTGCCCACATCGGTTCGACGAATAGCGTTTCGCCCGAGACGGAGCGGTCCTGCACGACGCCGTCGAGGCGCTCGGTGAAGTTCGGCTTGAGCGGCAGCACGAAGCGGCGGTTACGGACGGTAACGATGTAATCCGAGACGAAGGGCGCCATGCCGGAATCGTTGAGGGAACGGCCGAGGCGCGTTTCGAGTTCGAGGCGCTGATCGCGCATCCGCGTGCGCAGCCGTTTGAGCTCCGGGCTGGCGTCGTCGAGCAGGCCGCCGTCGTCGGCGAGTGCGCGCAGCATCGCGTCGGCGAGCTCCTTGGGTGCGACCAGATTGCGCGCCAGCGCGCCGAGCTGGTGCAGCGCCTCGACGCGCGAGCGGAGAAAAGCGGCGGCGGTGCGCGCGACGATGACAAAGTCGCGCAGCTTGACGAGCGCCTCGCCTCCGAGCACGGCGCCTTCGGGCGCAACGGCTAGCATCAGCTCGCGCTGATCGATAAATTCGCCGAGCGGAAGGCCGCCCGCGCGCGCGCGCAATTCGACCAGTTCGGCAGTGGCACGGAGCTGCGCGCGCACCCGCTCAACGTCGGTGGAAGGATGGAGCGCCGCGGCGGCCCGCCGGCCCGGCTCCGAGACTGCGAGTCCGGCGATCAGCGCGACGATTTTGTCGAACTCGAGTGCTTTAAGATCGCGTGCGCGCATATTCTGCCTGGCGTCTCGCTCCTTCGCTCAATCCGGCCACTTAACGATATTATCCCCCCGAGACCACCGAGGAGAGTGAGACGCCAGCATGGAACGCATCGAATCGCGCATCAACCCTAACGATCCGGATTTCCGCAGTAACCGCGCGGCGATGACCGCCCGCTGTGACGAGCTGCGCGCCGAGATCGAGCGCATCCGGCTGGGCGGTCCGGAAACAGCGCGGAAGCGCCACGTCGAGCGCGGCAAGCTGCTGGTGCGCGAGCGTGTGCGCCGGCTGCTCGATCCGGGAAGTCCGTTTCTCGAACTCTCGATGCTGGCGGCGCATGGGATGTACGACGGCGAAGCGCCCGGCGCGAGTATCGTGACCGGAATCGGGCGCATCCAGGGGCGTGAAGCGGTGATTGTCGCGAACGACGCAACCGTCAAGGGCGGCACCTATTATCCGATCACCGTGAAGAAACATCTGCGGGCGCAGGAGATCGCGCTCGAGAACCGGCTGCCCTGCGTCTACCTGGTCGACTCGGGCGGCGCCTTTCTGCCGTTGCAGGCCGAGGTCTTTCCCGATCGTGAACATTTCGGCAGGATTTTCTACAATCAGGCGCAGATGTCGGCGGCGGGACTCGCGCAGGTTGCGATCGTCATGGGCTCGTGCACGGCGGGCGGCGCCTATGTGCCGGCGATGTGCGACGAAAACGTCATCGTGCGCGAGCAGGGGACGATTTTCCTGGCGGGACCGCCGCTGGTGCGCGCGGCCACCGGCGAGGTGGTCAGCGCCGAAGAGCTCGGCGGCGGCGATGTCCATACGCGAATCTCCGGGGTGAGCGATCATCTGGCCGACAACGACGAGCATGCGCTGGAGATCGCGCGCAACGTCTTCGAGAACCTGGGCGCGCGGCGCGATCCGGCTACCGTGCTGGAGCAAGATGCACCGGAAGATCCCTACTACGATCCGGCCGAACTCTACGGAATCATCTCGGCGGATCCGCGCAAACCCTACGAGGTGCGCGAGGTCATCGCGCGGATGGTTGACGGCAGCCGGATGCATGAATTCAAGCCGCGCTACGGCACGACGCTGGTGACCGGATTCGCGCGCATCCACGGTTATCCGGTCGGGATAATCGCGAACAACGGCGTGCTCTTCAGCGAATCGGCGCTGAAGGCGACGCACTTTATCCAGATGTGCTGCGCGCGGCGGATTCCATTGCTGTTTTTGCAGAACATCACCGGCTTTATCGTCGGCAAGCGCTATGAGCAGGGCGGGATCGCCAAGGACGGCGCCAAGATGGTCAACGCAGTGGCGAACGCGCAGGTGCCGAAGTTCACGGTGATCATCGGAGCGTCAAACGGGGCCGGCAATTACGGCATGTGCGGACGCGCCTACTCACCGCGGCTGCTCTTCATGTGGCCCAACGCGCGCATTTCCGTGATGGGCGGAGAGCAGGCGGCGAACACCCTGCTGACCGTGAAGCTCGACCAGCTTGCGCGCGAGGGCGGCGCGATGTCGCCGGCGGAGCAGGCCGAGTTCACCCGGCCGACGCTCGATAAATACGCGCACGAATCGAGCTGCTATTACGCCAGCGCGCGGCTGTGGGACGATGGCGTGATTGATCCGGTCGAGACCCGCGCAACGCTGGCGCTCGGAATTGCGGCCTCACTGAACGCGGGCATTCCGGAGGCGGCGCGGTTCGGCGTGTTCAGGATGTAGCGCTAGCGGAGTCCCGTTGCGGGGCGTCGCGAGCAGGCGAGTCTGCGAGCTGCGTCAAGAATCTTAAGTCAACTTCAGGCGTGGGCCGATGATGGCGGGCCGCTAACTC contains:
- a CDS encoding Smr/MutS family protein, whose amino-acid sequence is MRARDLKALEFDKIVALIAGLAVSEPGRRAAAALHPSTDVERVRAQLRATAELVELRARAGGLPLGEFIDQRELMLAVAPEGAVLGGEALVKLRDFVIVARTAAAFLRSRVEALHQLGALARNLVAPKELADAMLRALADDGGLLDDASPELKRLRTRMRDQRLELETRLGRSLNDSGMAPFVSDYIVTVRNRRFVLPLKPNFTERLDGVVQDRSVSGETLFVEPMWAVELNNRLMLLEREAAAEEYRLLMRLSAMVRGYAHELGLTFTALTELDALNARAQFAERCGGVEPTLADDGVELIAARHPLLIASGRTTVPIDLRVGPGQRGIVISGPNTGGKTVALKTLGLFALMAQAGILIPAAAGSRLKVFGGVFADIGDEQSIAASLSSFAAHVVNLTDIVTSLREPALVILDEPGGGTDPIEGAALAIGLMDYLAARDCIVAVATHSTAVKLHAYSRAGFDAAAVDFDEARLEPLYRLKPHTIGQSYGLAVARRLGFPEAIVAAAEAAMPAGSTELAETLRRLETERIDLKLRSDALAAREAHLTDRERAAEATIEQAQARIDAERAELRAGGAALLDEIRRDGANLMAELKNRNKGRSEFSRMLADAAAKVDAAAPTTDASPAESVALHAGDQVELGGLRGELLAIEPGKAIFGRGGLRIEVAPERLRRAGPPRPSTQLPTVAVVTPSSAAAELNLIGERTSDALRKLEEFLDQAYLTNQTEIRVAHGIGSGTLKKAIHDYLSASPYCASFRQAEPHQGGAGATIVTLGD
- a CDS encoding carboxyl transferase domain-containing protein, with amino-acid sequence MERIESRINPNDPDFRSNRAAMTARCDELRAEIERIRLGGPETARKRHVERGKLLVRERVRRLLDPGSPFLELSMLAAHGMYDGEAPGASIVTGIGRIQGREAVIVANDATVKGGTYYPITVKKHLRAQEIALENRLPCVYLVDSGGAFLPLQAEVFPDREHFGRIFYNQAQMSAAGLAQVAIVMGSCTAGGAYVPAMCDENVIVREQGTIFLAGPPLVRAATGEVVSAEELGGGDVHTRISGVSDHLADNDEHALEIARNVFENLGARRDPATVLEQDAPEDPYYDPAELYGIISADPRKPYEVREVIARMVDGSRMHEFKPRYGTTLVTGFARIHGYPVGIIANNGVLFSESALKATHFIQMCCARRIPLLFLQNITGFIVGKRYEQGGIAKDGAKMVNAVANAQVPKFTVIIGASNGAGNYGMCGRAYSPRLLFMWPNARISVMGGEQAANTLLTVKLDQLAREGGAMSPAEQAEFTRPTLDKYAHESSCYYASARLWDDGVIDPVETRATLALGIAASLNAGIPEAARFGVFRM